One region of Anthonomus grandis grandis chromosome 22, icAntGran1.3, whole genome shotgun sequence genomic DNA includes:
- the LOC126748449 gene encoding uncharacterized protein LOC126748449, producing MVCGSASGVLLPPMVVYKANNIYENWCKGGLPGTVYKNSLSDWFDANLFEIWFKEIFLPHVLRTREPGKRVILVGDNLASHFAPSVVQAAQEHDIYMSPFPPNSTHLMQLLDVAVFGPMEKRWRDIFESWRRESRYPGSIPKEQFTILLNRFWVAISDTVSQNLISRFRTTGLYPCNAQEVLRKLPDTAVHEKEIGRTLDESLVELLKEHRGVQNPEKKKNRTRAKCFVHHLLRSRRERHEYCR from the coding sequence ATGGTCTGCGGTAGCGCCAGTGGAGTCTTGTTGCCGCCCATGGTGGTATATAAAgccaataatatttatgaaaactgGTGTAAAGGCGGCCTGCCAGGAACAGTTTACAAAAATAGTCTAAGTGACTGGTTTGACGCCAACTTATTCGAGATATGGTTTAAGGAAATTTTCCTCCCACATGTCCTAAGAACAAGAGAACCTGGAAAAAGAGTGATCCTCGTAGGAGACAACTTGGCCAGCCATTTTGCTCCAAGTGTCGTACAGGCAGCGCAAGAACATGATATATATATGAGCCCGTTTCCTCCCAATTCCACACATCTAATGCAACTATTAGATGTGGCGGTATTCGGACCAATGGAGAAGAGATGGCGTGATATTTTCGAAAGCTGGCGAAGAGAAAGTCGATATCCTGGGTCAATTCCAAAAGAACAATTTACCATTTTACTGAACAGATTTTGGGTGGCCATTAGTGACACAGTGTCGCAAAATTTAATATCAAGATTTCGCACCACCGGCTTATATCCATGTAATGCGCAAGAGGTTCTACGAAAACTTCCCGATACTGCTGTTCACGAAAAAGAAATTGGGAGAACATTAGACGAAAGTTTAGTTGAGTTATTAAAAGAACATAGGGGAGTTCAAAATCccgagaagaaaaaaaatagaaccaGGGCAAAATGTTTCGTCCATCACCTCCTCAGAAGTAGGCGAGAGCGCCATGAATATTGTCGATGA